The Archangium primigenium genomic interval GTGTCGTAGGCGGTGAGGCCCGCGAACACGACCACGCCCGCGCAGCCGAGCACGAAGTTGAGCGCGGAGCTCTGCACGAACACCTGGACGATGCTCGCCACCACCACGCCGATGAGGCCCATGAAGAGGAACGTGCGCATGGGGCTCAGGTCCCGCTTGGTGACCGTGCCGTAGACGCTCAGCGCGCCGAAGGTCGCGCCCGCCATGAGGAAGGCGTTGGCGATGGAGGCCTGGGTAAAGGCGTAGAAGAGGACGGAGAACGTCAGGCCCGTGAGGACCGAGTAGCCCAGGAAGAGCGCGCCCGCCACCACGCCCGACAGCCGGGTGGCCAGGCCCGAGATGGCGAACACCAGGCCGAGCTGCCCGAAGAAGAGCAGCCAGCGGAAGCGCGCCACCTGATTCACGACTTCCGGCGTGGCGGCGGTGACCATCGCCACGAGGCCCGTCACCAACAGGCCACCGAACATCCAGCTGTACACGCGCGACATGAAGGCGCGCCGGGACTCCTGCTCGAGAACGTCAACGACCCCGCCTCCTCGAGCCGTCTGCCAGCCCTGCTCCGATTCCCAAGCCATGGATTTCTCGTCCTTTCGTAAAGGTTGGGCGGAAAGCTCCACCCGGTCCTTCATCTATAAAGCGTCTTCGCGTCGGCACAACCCACGAACGGCCGGGCTCTTCCCGAATGTGGGATGGCGGGAATTAGCGGGCCTTCCATGCATGGAGCAACTGACTGGCCACCTCGGTGGTGAGGAGCGGCAGGACACCGCCCCCTCCCACGATGTTCACGATCTCGGACGTGGAGCCCCGGCACACGCCGCCCCAGGCCGGCTGACCGCCCAGCCCCACGGAGGCATAAGCCGAGTAGTCCACGTGCAGCTTCAGGGGGGTGAGCCCGTGCGCCTCGCACAGCAGGTGCTCCTCGGGCTGGGTCTCCACGATCTCCTGCACCACGAAGCCTCCGCCCACGGTGTCCGTGGCGGCCCGCTCGCACAGGGCCGCCCAGGACAGGCTCTCGCCGTAGGCCGCCCGGGCGCGCTCCTCGAAGGCCGGCGTGCCCACCGAGCGCCCGAGGTAGACGGCCCGGCCGCCGTAGTCCCAGGCGCGCTTGAGCACGAAGCGCGCGGGCTCGGCCGCCACGCGGGCCACGAGGTCCGTCTCCCACGTGCCCTCCGGTCCCCGGCCCGGGCCATGGCGGAAGGGCCGCGTCCAGGGGACCGAGGCCTGGATGGCCTCGAGCTCCTCGGGGGTGAGCGCTGCGGCGTGCGCGAGCGCGGGGTCCTCGAGCGCCTGGGAGACGAGCGCGAACGTCGTCTTCACCTCCACGGGCGAGGCGGGCGGGTTGAGCAGCACCGCCTTGCGGCCCGGCACCGTGCCGAAGAAGTCCTCCACCCAGGGGGCGGGCGTCTCCTCCAGGCGGCGCGAGAAGAGGTGCCGGTAGACCAGGTCGTAGCGCTTGCCGCGCACCTCGAAGTGCTCCTCGCCGGAGACCTCGTCCGGGTGCACCACGTCCGCGTCCACGCCGAACTCGCGGAAGCGCGCGCACAGGTAGTGCTGCTCGGTGAGTTGGGCGTCGTGGCGCCGGCTGAGCAGGGCGAGGGTGCGGGGCGTCTGGCCGTCGCGCTCGGCCGCGTAGCCCGTGAGCAGCGCGTCATACAGGGCGCGCGCGTTGCTGCCGTTGGCGGCGAGCAGCGCGGGCAGGGCCTGCTCGGGCAGGCCGAAGTGCCGCGCCACGTGCTCGATGAAGGTGTGGGCCGCGATGTCCGAGTAGCCCTGCATGGCCGGAATGGTGGCGTTGACCTCCAGGGCCCGCGGCTGCGTGTCCACGAAGTAGTCCACGCGCGTGGTGGCCAGTCGCGTCACGTTCGCGAAGGTGCGCTCGGTGAGCGCCCGCTCGATGGGCGACAGGCCCCCGAGGATCCACTCGCGGCGCTCGCTCGCGAGCACCGCGCGCGTCATCTTCAGGGTGGCCGAGGCCAGGTGCGCGGAGAGCCGGGCCCGGCGGTGGATCTCCTCCGCGTCGAGCAGCACGGGGGTGGCGGTGACGGGAATGGGCCGCGTCGTGCCGTCGCGCTGAGTCACGGCGAGGCCTCGCGCGTAGGCGGCACGCGCCAGTCCAGGGCCGAAGTGGACCGCCTGCTGCCGCAACACGTCTAGGAATGGGTGCACGGGGAATCCTTCTGCTGTCGGGGGCCTTCCTACTCCGCCCCCGCCCGGCCGGAAATGTCTTCCGTGGGCCCGCGTTCAATGCAGGAGCCCAGGCCCGCCTGGCACCGGTCCGCAATCACTTGCACCGAAGCGGGGCCTCGCGTACAACCGAGTTGTCGCAACTGGATTGCACCAGGAGCCGTTCCGCCGTGATCGCCCGCCGCGAGCAAGCACAGCACCGATGGCCGCGCCTGCTGGCGCTGCCCGTGGTGCTCTTGTGCGCGCTGGCCTACCTGGGCGGCATG includes:
- a CDS encoding Bax inhibitor-1/YccA family protein — encoded protein: MAWESEQGWQTARGGGVVDVLEQESRRAFMSRVYSWMFGGLLVTGLVAMVTAATPEVVNQVARFRWLLFFGQLGLVFAISGLATRLSGVVAGALFLGYSVLTGLTFSVLFYAFTQASIANAFLMAGATFGALSVYGTVTKRDLSPMRTFLFMGLIGVVVASIVQVFVQSSALNFVLGCAGVVVFAGLTAYDTQKLREMHAAGGYRSAAAASINGALALYLDFINLFISLLRLTGQRRD